The proteins below are encoded in one region of Pseudomonas putida S13.1.2:
- a CDS encoding carbonic anhydrase has protein sequence MPVKDPSKVVPEVPAEGADAALKHIVDGFLRFHHDVFPEQQELFKKLATAQTPRAMFITCADSRIVPELITQSSPGDLFVTRNVGNVVPPYGQMNGGVSSAIEYAVLALKVHHIIVCGHSDCGAMRAVLNPQSLTKMPTVSAWLRHAEVARTVVENNCSCGTEHETMQVLTKENVIAQLHHLRTHPSVASRLAAGELFIHGWVYDIETSKIEAYDAISDSFLPLAAGEPVPCATPRGRY, from the coding sequence ATGCCCGTCAAGGACCCATCCAAGGTCGTTCCGGAGGTACCCGCCGAGGGCGCCGATGCCGCCCTGAAGCACATCGTCGACGGCTTCCTGCGCTTTCACCATGACGTCTTCCCCGAACAGCAAGAGCTGTTCAAGAAGCTCGCCACTGCGCAAACGCCGCGTGCCATGTTCATCACCTGCGCCGACTCGCGCATCGTCCCCGAGCTGATCACCCAGAGCTCGCCTGGCGACCTGTTCGTGACCCGTAACGTGGGTAACGTGGTACCGCCCTACGGCCAGATGAACGGCGGCGTTTCCAGCGCTATCGAATACGCCGTGCTTGCGCTGAAAGTGCACCACATCATCGTCTGTGGCCACTCCGACTGTGGCGCCATGCGTGCGGTACTCAACCCGCAATCGCTGACCAAGATGCCGACTGTTTCCGCCTGGCTGCGCCATGCCGAAGTGGCGCGTACCGTGGTCGAGAACAACTGCTCGTGCGGTACCGAACACGAAACCATGCAGGTGCTGACCAAGGAAAACGTGATCGCCCAGTTGCATCACCTGCGCACCCACCCTTCGGTTGCCTCGCGCCTGGCAGCTGGTGAGCTGTTCATTCATGGCTGGGTTTACGACATCGAAACCAGCAAGATCGAAGCCTACGACGCCATCAGCGACAGCTTCCTGCCCCTGGCTGCTGGCGAGCCGGTCCCCTGCGCTACTCCGAGAGGCCGCTACTAA